The Spiroplasma endosymbiont of Atherix ibis nucleotide sequence GTACGTTAAAATCAACTCTAACAAGAACAGTCTTTCCAGATACTTGAATATTATTGAATGTTTTTTTCATTTTTTTGCTCTCCTATACTTATTTATTTTAAAACATTTTTTACTATAAAATCTATATAATGAAAAAAATTATTATTATTTTCATTATGAAAACGAATAATATCTTGATCTTTTATTAAATTATTTTTACTATGTTTATATAATTTTTTTCATGGAGTTTGTTCATGACAAATTATTACAATATCTCAGGATTTTAAATCTAATAAAAATTTAACTATCTCATAAATTATTTTATTTTCGTGATGAAAATCTTTATCTATTTTTAAATCAATTTTTTCTAAATAAATTATAGTTATATCTGATTTTGAATAGCATGTGTGTTTTTTTCAAAGCTCATAAATAACAGGACCTCATCTTCAAGTTTCAAAATCTATATTAGCTATCTTTTCTTTAAATAATAAAAAATAAGAATAAACAATATAAATTATTTTTTGAATTTGAATCTGAGTTACTTTTTTAATACAATTTTCTTTTTTAACTTTAGCTATAACATTTACCACATAATTAATAAAATCCTCTTTAAAATAAAAAAACATATTTTCACCTCAATATTACTATCGTTGTAAAAATATGTTAAATATTTTATTTAGAAAATTATAAACTTAACATGTATTTAATTGTACGGATAAATTGTGAAGTAAATGAATTTTCATTATCATATCAAGCAAATACTTTAACTAATTGTTTCCCATCAACTTCCATAACTCTTGTTAATGTTGCATCAAAGATTGAACCATATGTTGAACCAATTACATCTTGTGAAACGATTTCTTTTGTACAATATTCTAATGCTGCATTTAACTCAGCATCACTTGAGATTGCTGTTTTAACTGCATTGTTAATTTCTTCAACTGATGTTTTTTTTGATAATTCAACTGTTAAATCAACTATTGATCCTGTAATTGTTGGAACACGTAAAGCTAATCCATCTAATTTTCCATTTAATTTTGGTAATACTTTACCAACTGCTGCTGCTGCTCCAGTTTTTGATGGAACTATATTTCATGCAGCTGCACGACCACGACGTAAGTCTGAGTGTGGTAAGTCTAATAAGTTTTGATCATTTGTAACTGCGTGAATTGTATTCATTAATCCTTTAACAATTCCAAAATTTTCATCTAAAATTTTTGCTACTGGTGCTAAACAATTTGTTGTACATGAAGCTGCAGAAACAATTTGATCATCATTTGTTAATATTTTATGGTTTACACCATAAACTACTACTTTTAAGTCTCCTGTTGCTGGTGCTGAAATAATTACTTTTTTAGCTCCTGCATCTATATGAGCTTGAGATTTTTCTTTAGAAACATAGAATCCTGTACATTCTACTACTAAGTCAATCCCCATTTCTTTTCATGGTAAATTTTTAGCATCTCTTTCTGCTAAAATTTTAATTTCTTTACCATCAACTATAATAGCTCCTTCTTTTGCTTCGATTTTCCCACTCATAAATCTTCCATGAGCTGAGTCAAACTCCAATAAGTATGCTAATGTTTTTGAATTTGTTAAATCATTGATTGCTACAATTTCAAAATCTTTTGATAAGAATAATTGTCTAAAAGCTAGACGTCCAATTCTTCCAAAACCGTTAATTGCTATTTTTTTCATATTTAGTCGTTCCTTCCACGTTTTTATTTTATACCTTATTGCTTTATTCAGTAAATAAAACACTAATATTTTATTTCTATTTTTTCCATATAATTTTTTTAATATTGGAAATAATTCCACTAATATCGTTTATTTTCCCCTGTTATTTCAAACTCATTAGCCAATCCTTTAATTCTTTCTGTAAATCTAAGAGTTTTTTGTAACTCAAATTTTTTTTGTTCAACATTAGTTACCTTTTTATTTAAATAATATTTTTGAAGATCTGCTATAGAGAAATTTGAAGTAAAATAAGTAATACTTTTATTTTCTAACCTATGATTTAAAATACCAAATAATAATTCATCTCTACTTCAATCACTTACAATTTCTGCGCCTATATCATCAAGTATTAAAATATCAACTTTTAAACAATCATCATAAAATTTTGACAATTCTGTTTTTTCTAATTGATTAAAAGTATCTTTAACTATTTTTATAAGTTTATTTACAGTTACAAAAATAACTTTTCTATCTTTTCTTGCATAAGTATTAGCTAATCTTTTCATTAAAAAAGTTTTGCCAATACCTGGAGCACCATATAAATAAAGACCCTTAGATGAACTATTTACAATATTTTCTCTTATCTTTGTAAAAAGAGTCTTAGATTCATTATTTAATTTATTTAAATCTAAAGATTCTATATATTCGCCCATTGTTTGAGTATTTTCTTTTAAATTGTAATCTGCATATATTATATTTTTTAATATTTTATAATCTTTATTTTGAAAAATTCAATGCTTACAGTTTTTACTTGATATATAAAATAAGT carries:
- a CDS encoding type II toxin-antitoxin system antitoxin SocA domain-containing protein, with the translated sequence MFFYFKEDFINYVVNVIAKVKKENCIKKVTQIQIQKIIYIVYSYFLLFKEKIANIDFETWRWGPVIYELWKKHTCYSKSDITIIYLEKIDLKIDKDFHHENKIIYEIVKFLLDLKSWDIVIICHEQTPWKKLYKHSKNNLIKDQDIIRFHNENNNNFFHYIDFIVKNVLK
- the gap gene encoding type I glyceraldehyde-3-phosphate dehydrogenase, producing the protein MKKIAINGFGRIGRLAFRQLFLSKDFEIVAINDLTNSKTLAYLLEFDSAHGRFMSGKIEAKEGAIIVDGKEIKILAERDAKNLPWKEMGIDLVVECTGFYVSKEKSQAHIDAGAKKVIISAPATGDLKVVVYGVNHKILTNDDQIVSAASCTTNCLAPVAKILDENFGIVKGLMNTIHAVTNDQNLLDLPHSDLRRGRAAAWNIVPSKTGAAAAVGKVLPKLNGKLDGLALRVPTITGSIVDLTVELSKKTSVEEINNAVKTAISSDAELNAALEYCTKEIVSQDVIGSTYGSIFDATLTRVMEVDGKQLVKVFAWYDNENSFTSQFIRTIKYMLSL
- a CDS encoding ATP-binding protein is translated as MLKFTLDDIKKHKDLKDLINKYNISDQILQNNILLINRFLNDYVYCEKEEEIKYCKQSIPGVQQKLVYKNNLFYISSKNCKHWIFQNKDYKILKNIIYADYNLKENTQTMGEYIESLDLNKLNNESKTLFTKIRENIVNSSSKGLYLYGAPGIGKTFLMKRLANTYARKDRKVIFVTVNKLIKIVKDTFNQLEKTELSKFYDDCLKVDILILDDIGAEIVSDWSRDELLFGILNHRLENKSITYFTSNFSIADLQKYYLNKKVTNVEQKKFELQKTLRFTERIKGLANEFEITGENKRY